In the genome of Dunckerocampus dactyliophorus isolate RoL2022-P2 chromosome 6, RoL_Ddac_1.1, whole genome shotgun sequence, one region contains:
- the nacc1b gene encoding nucleus accumbens-associated protein 1 isoform X1 translates to MAQTLQMAIPNFGNNVLECLNEQRLQGLYCDISVVVKGHAFKAHRAVLAASSSYFRDLFNAGGKSSVVELPPAVQPQSFQQILAFCYTGRLSMNVGDQFLLMYTAGFLQIQQIMEKGTEFFLKVSSPSCDSQGLHTEETEPQSPVTPMVGGAGGPPASGRPASCLTPLPLVHKVKTEQTAATPQPQQTEGFPYSVVCIPVAKRLWEGGNRDGGGGSGAAGGQRKAPRYSSSSSSSSFSSSTATQEASGQGVLASNAPPLPGGGGVSSNPNSNNNNSSTATTNNNQNGGTPEGTSPGTFSLYTSDSPISYHDDEEEDEMADESAEEQYRQICNIYTMYSMLNANTAVTGEKVEALPDAAPDSGGGRGGRGGRARQELASLPSELISQIGNRCHPKLYEEGDPAEKLELVSGTSVFISRAQLMNCHVSAGTRHKVLLRRLLAAFFDRSTLANSCGTGIRSSTNDPSRKPLDNRVLHAVKFYCQNFAPSFRESEMNAIAADMCTNARRVVRKSWIPKLKLLMADSDAYSTFLADSVKMEADGLGAEQGFDQASLDAVAAASANSNEAGGGATPADALQGAGGDGSTLF, encoded by the exons GCCCACCGTGCTGTGCTGGCCGCCAGCTCCTCGTACTTCCGGGACCTGTTCAACGCCGGTGGGAAGAGCTCGGTGGTGGAGCTGCCGCCTGCCGTGCAACCACAGAGCTTCCAGCAAATTCTAGCCTTCTGCTACACGGGCCGCCTCAGCATGAACGTAGGCGACCAGTTCCTGCTCATGTACACTGCCGGCTTCCTCCAGATCCAACAGATCATGGAGAAGGGCACAGAGTTTTTCCTCAAG GTCTCGTCCCCGAGCTGCGACTCACAGGGTCTCCACACGGAAGAGACGGAGCCCCAGAGTCCGGTCACACCAATGGTGGGAGGGGCCGGTGGTCCCCCGGCTTCCGGCAGACCTGCCTCTTGTCTGACACCCCTCCCCTTGGTGCACAAGGTGAAGACGGAACAGACGGCCGCTACACCTCAGCCTCAACAG ACGGAGGGATTCCCCTACTCTGTGGTCTGCATCCCAGTGGCCAAGCGACTGTGGGAGGGGGGAAACCGTGACGGTGGAGGCGGTTCTGGAGCGGCAGGTGGCCAAAGGAAGGCCCCTCGCTAttcttcctcgtcctcctcttcATCGTTCTCCTCTAGCACCGCTACCCAGGAGGCCTCTGGGCAGGGTGTACTGGCCTCCAATGCACCTCCATTGCCTGGTGGCGGCGGAGTCAGTAGTAACCCcaacagcaacaataacaacagcagCACCGCCACCACCAACAACAATCAAAATGGTGGGACCCCTGAAGGGACAAGTCCGGGCACGTTTAGCTTGTACACCAGCGACTCGCCCATCAGTTACCACGACGACGAGGAAGAAGACGAGATGGCCGATGAAAGCGCAGAGGAACAGTACAGACAAATCTGCAACATATACACCATGTACAGCATGCTCAACGCCAACACTGCAG TGACAGGGGAAAAGGTGGAGGCTCTGCCAGACGCTGCCCCGGACTCGGGTGGTGGGCGAGGGGGTAGAGGTGGACGGGCCAGACAGGAGCTGGCATCGCTGCCGTCCGAGCTCATCAGCCAGATCGGCAACCGCTGCCACCCGAAGCTCTATGAGGAGGGCGACCCTGCCGAGAAGCTGGAGCTGGTGAGCGGCACCTCGGTGTTCATCTCGCGCGCCCAGCTGATGAACTGTCACGTCAGTGCCGGCACCCGCCACAAAGTCCTGCTCAGGCGACTGCTCGCCGCCTTCTTCGACAG GAGCACTCTGGCTAACAGTTGTGGGACTGGCATCCGCTCATCCACCAATGATCCGAGCCGCAAGCCGCTGGACAACAGAGTGCTGCACGCCGTCAAAT TTTACTGTCAGAACTTCGCGCCAAGCTTCAGGGAGAGCGAGATGAACGCCATCGCCGCCGACATGTGTACCAATGCCCGCCGCGTGGTCCGCAAGAGCTGGATCCCCAAACTCAAACTCCTGATGGCCGACAGCGACGCCTACTCCACGTTCCTCGCCGACAGCGTCAAGATGGAGGCCGATGGGCTGGGCGCAGAGCAAGGCTTCGACCAGGCCTCCTTGGACGCCGTGGCGGCTGCGAGCGCCAACAGTAACGAAGCGGGCGGCGGAGCCACGCCAGCAGACGCCCTCCAGGGGGCAGGAGGAGATGGCAGCACTTTGTTTTGA
- the nacc1b gene encoding nucleus accumbens-associated protein 1 isoform X2, producing MAHRAVLAASSSYFRDLFNAGGKSSVVELPPAVQPQSFQQILAFCYTGRLSMNVGDQFLLMYTAGFLQIQQIMEKGTEFFLKVSSPSCDSQGLHTEETEPQSPVTPMVGGAGGPPASGRPASCLTPLPLVHKVKTEQTAATPQPQQTEGFPYSVVCIPVAKRLWEGGNRDGGGGSGAAGGQRKAPRYSSSSSSSSFSSSTATQEASGQGVLASNAPPLPGGGGVSSNPNSNNNNSSTATTNNNQNGGTPEGTSPGTFSLYTSDSPISYHDDEEEDEMADESAEEQYRQICNIYTMYSMLNANTAVTGEKVEALPDAAPDSGGGRGGRGGRARQELASLPSELISQIGNRCHPKLYEEGDPAEKLELVSGTSVFISRAQLMNCHVSAGTRHKVLLRRLLAAFFDRSTLANSCGTGIRSSTNDPSRKPLDNRVLHAVKFYCQNFAPSFRESEMNAIAADMCTNARRVVRKSWIPKLKLLMADSDAYSTFLADSVKMEADGLGAEQGFDQASLDAVAAASANSNEAGGGATPADALQGAGGDGSTLF from the exons GCCCACCGTGCTGTGCTGGCCGCCAGCTCCTCGTACTTCCGGGACCTGTTCAACGCCGGTGGGAAGAGCTCGGTGGTGGAGCTGCCGCCTGCCGTGCAACCACAGAGCTTCCAGCAAATTCTAGCCTTCTGCTACACGGGCCGCCTCAGCATGAACGTAGGCGACCAGTTCCTGCTCATGTACACTGCCGGCTTCCTCCAGATCCAACAGATCATGGAGAAGGGCACAGAGTTTTTCCTCAAG GTCTCGTCCCCGAGCTGCGACTCACAGGGTCTCCACACGGAAGAGACGGAGCCCCAGAGTCCGGTCACACCAATGGTGGGAGGGGCCGGTGGTCCCCCGGCTTCCGGCAGACCTGCCTCTTGTCTGACACCCCTCCCCTTGGTGCACAAGGTGAAGACGGAACAGACGGCCGCTACACCTCAGCCTCAACAG ACGGAGGGATTCCCCTACTCTGTGGTCTGCATCCCAGTGGCCAAGCGACTGTGGGAGGGGGGAAACCGTGACGGTGGAGGCGGTTCTGGAGCGGCAGGTGGCCAAAGGAAGGCCCCTCGCTAttcttcctcgtcctcctcttcATCGTTCTCCTCTAGCACCGCTACCCAGGAGGCCTCTGGGCAGGGTGTACTGGCCTCCAATGCACCTCCATTGCCTGGTGGCGGCGGAGTCAGTAGTAACCCcaacagcaacaataacaacagcagCACCGCCACCACCAACAACAATCAAAATGGTGGGACCCCTGAAGGGACAAGTCCGGGCACGTTTAGCTTGTACACCAGCGACTCGCCCATCAGTTACCACGACGACGAGGAAGAAGACGAGATGGCCGATGAAAGCGCAGAGGAACAGTACAGACAAATCTGCAACATATACACCATGTACAGCATGCTCAACGCCAACACTGCAG TGACAGGGGAAAAGGTGGAGGCTCTGCCAGACGCTGCCCCGGACTCGGGTGGTGGGCGAGGGGGTAGAGGTGGACGGGCCAGACAGGAGCTGGCATCGCTGCCGTCCGAGCTCATCAGCCAGATCGGCAACCGCTGCCACCCGAAGCTCTATGAGGAGGGCGACCCTGCCGAGAAGCTGGAGCTGGTGAGCGGCACCTCGGTGTTCATCTCGCGCGCCCAGCTGATGAACTGTCACGTCAGTGCCGGCACCCGCCACAAAGTCCTGCTCAGGCGACTGCTCGCCGCCTTCTTCGACAG GAGCACTCTGGCTAACAGTTGTGGGACTGGCATCCGCTCATCCACCAATGATCCGAGCCGCAAGCCGCTGGACAACAGAGTGCTGCACGCCGTCAAAT TTTACTGTCAGAACTTCGCGCCAAGCTTCAGGGAGAGCGAGATGAACGCCATCGCCGCCGACATGTGTACCAATGCCCGCCGCGTGGTCCGCAAGAGCTGGATCCCCAAACTCAAACTCCTGATGGCCGACAGCGACGCCTACTCCACGTTCCTCGCCGACAGCGTCAAGATGGAGGCCGATGGGCTGGGCGCAGAGCAAGGCTTCGACCAGGCCTCCTTGGACGCCGTGGCGGCTGCGAGCGCCAACAGTAACGAAGCGGGCGGCGGAGCCACGCCAGCAGACGCCCTCCAGGGGGCAGGAGGAGATGGCAGCACTTTGTTTTGA
- the LOC129182468 gene encoding syntaxin-10 — protein MSLEDPFFVVKGEVQKATARARSLFDRWEELLQEGTQVSRDELDWSTNELRNCLRAIDWDLEDLSETISIVESNPGKFRLGEEELQERRDFVERTRKSVQEMKDHLSSPSAVAQTEKKSKQALLSVSDRSTGLEAHLVSTNSRYIQEQQEQQQLIMQEQDDHLELVSGSIRVLKDMSGRIGDELDEQAIILEDFTDEMDQTSSRMDSVLKKLEKVSHMTSSRRQWCAIAVLVAVLLFVLILFFAL, from the exons ATGTCGCTGGAGGACCCGTTTTTCGTCGTGAAAGG GGAGGTGCAGAAGGCCACGGCGCGTGCGCGCAGCCTGTTTGACAGGTGGGAGGAGCTACTGCAGGAGGGCACTCAG GTGAGTCGCGATGAGCTGGACTGGAGCACCAACGAGCTGCGCAACTGCCTGCGGGCCATCGACTGGGACCTGGAGGACCTGAGCGAGACCATCA GTATTGTGGAGTCCAATCCCGGGAAGTTCCGTCTGGGCGAAGAGGAGCTTCAGGAGAGGAGAGACTTTGTGGAGCGAACCAGAAAGTCCGTGCAG GAGATGAAGGACCACTTGTCCAGTCCCTCAGCAGTGGCTCAGACGGAGAAGAAGAGTAAGCAG GCCCTGCTGTCTGTCTCAGACAGGTCGACGGGTCTGGAGGCCCACCTGGTGTCAACCAACTCCAGATACATCCAGGAACAGCAGGAACAACAACAg ctgatCATGCAGGAGCAGGATGATCATCTGGAGTTGGTGTCTGGAAGCATCCGAGTCCTCAAAGACATGTCAGGACGCATTGGAGACGAACTGGACGAGCAGGCCAT CATCTTGGAGGACTTTACGGACGAGATGGACCAGACGTCGTCCCGCATGGACTCCGTCCTCAAGAAGCTGGAGAAGGTCTCTCACATGACCAGCA GTCGTCGGCAGTGGTGTGCTATTGCCGTGCTGGTGGCCGTCCTCCTCTTCGTCCTCATCCTCTTCTTCGCCCTCTGA